One genomic region from Colletotrichum lupini chromosome 7, complete sequence encodes:
- a CDS encoding fungal specific transcription factor, translating into MRSNIACQRCRKRKIKCDNADTSFNTPCNACIRTGHVCDHPEAATRSGKRAAPKPTSEDERVGQPGSKMVKKPKHVFWLDETNVLEEVLSMPCLSRKLWFELFDLYQLHFAAELPFMHLPTLKSIVHDKEAQAPSTDAKLALLAILTLTARLHPDLVRFVSHRNLVEIEGSKRHNPLLGTGSFAASEYFADRLIGALGPLECALTKGSVARIQVFLTLSRYRWSQPDGGPAAWMYLGVAIRMAQGLGLNAGGKHLKIQRTELATKSPKATHLSPNSRTEQEINRRTMFSCLILDCFLSAGHGRVSTMSLGGLQIQLPSDEYSFNVGRPSGVHCHPDAALLSYNHIACENTSGAYCNYLPF; encoded by the coding sequence ATGAGGTCCAACATAGCTTGCCAAAGATGCAGGAAGAGAAAAATCAAGTGTGACAATGCTGATACCAGCTTCAACACTCCATGCAACGCGTGCATCCGAACAGGGCACGTTTGCGACCATCCAGAAGCCGCAACGAGATCAGGTAAAAGGGCAGCACCGAAACCCACATCAGAGGATGAAAGAGTTGGACAGCCTGGTTCGAAAATGGTCAAGAAGCCCAAGCATGTATTTTGGTTGGATGAAACCAATGTCCTCGAGGAGGTCTTGTCCATGCCGTGCCTGTCACGCAAATTATGGTTTGAGCTCTTTGACCTATACCAGTTGCACTTCGCTGCGGAGCTTCCCTTCATGCATCTACCGACGCTGAAGAGCATCGTACACGACAAAGAGGCTCAGGCTCCGTCAACGGATGCCAAACTAGCATTGTTGGCCATCTTGACACTTACAGCGAGGTTACATCCCGACTTAGTCAGGTTCGTTTCACATCGCAATCTTGTGGAGATCGAAGGCTCAAAACGTCACAATCCTCTTCTCGGCACGGGTTCTTTTGCCGCTTCTGAATACTTCGCAGATCGCCTGATAGGAGCGTTGGGGCCTCTCGAATGTGCTCTGACAAAAGGATCCGTCGCGCGGATCCAAGTCTTTCTGACACTCAGTCGGTATAGATGGAGCCAACCTGATGGCGGTCCGGCCGCGTGGATGTATCTTGGGGTGGCCATTCGTATGGCTCAGGGCCTGGGACTGAACGCCGGTGGCAAGCACCTTAAGATACAGAGGACTGAACTAGCAACGAAATCACCGAAGGCAACCCATCTCTCTCCGAATTCACGGACAGAGCAGGAGATCAACCGCCGAACGATGTTCAGTTGCCTTATCCTTGATTGCTTTCTATCGGCCGGACACGGGCGGGTTTCGACGATGTCTCTCGGCGGCTTACAGATTCAACTGCCATCTGACGAATACTCATTCAATGTCGGCCGTCCGTCCGGTGTGCACTGCCATCCTGACGCTGCTCTCCTGTCCTACAATCACATCGCTTGCGAAAATACATCAGGAGCGTATTGTAATTACCTACCGTTTTAA